In the genome of Mercurialis annua linkage group LG8, ddMerAnnu1.2, whole genome shotgun sequence, the window TTATAACTCGATTAGGCCTTTAGGTTCCATAGATAAACCCATCATCGTTTTCATACAAACTTTCTTAAAAACCCTAATCACATTGTTACGTTTAACGTCCAAATTTCACATTTTCGGAGTTTGGGGTTGATATCGAGTCAGGGTACGTCGTTTCGGCTCATGAAACGTCATACCTGCGATAAAATAGGCTTGGCAAGTCGTGCCAATGCATGTAGCATCGCTTCAGGCTGTGTAACATCGCCTCAGGCCTTTGTAGCGTCGCTTCATGCTGTATAGCATCGCTCCAAGCCTTGTAGCGTCGCTCCAAGCTGTGTAGCATCGCTACAAACCCTAACCTCATCATTTTTTGTTTTCCGGTGTGTTTCCGACATGCTTCTAAGTTTAATTCTCGTACCCATAGCGTTATACACCATAAATCATCCAATTTCTACCTTAAACTATCAAAACCGACGTGATTTCGAGTAAATCGATTTGTTCAAAAACGAACATCCCTTTAACTCcaaattttagagaaaaaaaaacaacaaactcACCTTTATTTGATGCTTGTAATtgatagaggattgaattcttGATacaacggcgcgagaatcactcgattccgTCAAGAAACGAAGAAACTGTGTTGATTGCAAGTTTTGATCGCCAAACCCTTCACCGTTAGATTTTTTTGCTCTCTGTTCTTCATTTCCTTCTTTAACTTGTGATATATATCTTTTGGTTAATTTGCTTGTTTAATCCTCCCTTTTTTATTCTTTACAACctttcctttaaacttttcttttaaccAAACGATCAAGTATTCCTATTTACTTGAATCCttacttattatttataaacaaataaacaatactactccgatacttttataaaataatattcattactcttttataaattaatctcGGATATAAATACTCAAACCTCCAAATTTGAGACataaaacttaatttatatatttttctcaTATTTTCTTTGTAATATAAtcatttcttattttaataaatactgATATCCAAATTCTTTTGTGTAACTCGAAAATCTATAAACGTCCTACTCTgataatatctttttttttaataccaattattctatatatttgCAATTCCGGTCCCTCCTCATAGGATACGTAGCCATGGGCGGATCTACCTGGCCTTTGGCTAGGGTAGGTTTCAGCCCGGGCTAACGTTGGAAAATCGAAGGTGAGATGAGTTTGGTCGGGGAGCACTGGTTAACCACTGTTTCAATGCAAAACACATCTCTTCATTTTAGCCTGGGCTGATGAGGAAGATGagcagtttttttatttttagaggtttaattttttattttaaagtataaAGGGCACATTTCTATTAAAACAAATTCAGCCATTTATTTCATCAAAATAAAATGGCTCATATTTAAACTACTTACCGTTttctttgataattttttttcctaacttcttaatttttcaaaactttTTCAATTCTCATTATTAGCAAATTTTGATTTTCGAAAATTCCAaaatttattcataaatttttcacCAAGTCCATAACCTAATTTCAAAATGTTATAAGTtagatatattaattttcaaaaataaaaataaaatcttcaattcacaattaatgatttttaatttttttccattcaaaatcaaattaccTTTGGTTTtgagtaaatatttttatatattttatctatataaattaattttagtttataaatttatatgaaaCAATTAACCTCTactttttcttataattttttaatttttttctctttcaaaaTCGCATGTCAATTAGCCCGGGCTGAAACAAAATCCTAGATCCGTCACTGCACGTAGCGCAATGTGGCACTtgaattacggggtattacatgataacagattaaaatcaaaataattgtaTAGAAAGATTATGATATTGATAATGATGCCTATATGATGATagagtaaaatcataattattttaaatatcgaaagtaaaaatataaatctgaaaaaaacgtgaattattttttgtaacttttccgTTTTGAGATAAATAgtgcaaatatttttgttttttggtaaATACATATTATAAACTTCCCAAATTGTTAGGCCAAATGACCAGAAAAGGCCAaacattttatgaaaattccacagaagtccaaacctttcaattgtaTTCAATTTGTCCCGAAACGCAAGATTTCGTTTTAATAATGTCCAACTATGTAATTTTACTCATGTGGTGCctacgtggcgctgatgtggcaatgcaacacatcagcgccacataagcaCAATTGTgtaattggacataattgaaacgaaatcatgcatttcaggacaaattggataaaattaaaagttttggaCTTTTGggaaactttcatgaaaaatttggccctttttaatcatttgaccTTTATTATATTGActttttatatctttaaatttaagaatatagcatcttaattgattaaatactatatttatattaaaaaaattaaaatacgtcaaatataataaatttcaattattaattatagtttCTTTACAGAATTTGGGTCGTGCTCGAGTAGTTCGGTTATTATTAGATTTTGCGcttcaaaatttaaatcatttagCTCAAAATTTAAACCCATTCGagttcaaactttaaaatttaccAATTTTGAGCTTAAGTTTGGTCTTCCAGTCAGTCTGTTTACACCCCTAGGTTGAGGAGGCAACAAAAGTAAAAGGGATAAAGCAAGGTTGAACACATTTTGGAAGTGTTTTTGTTTGAAAGGCCTTGTTTAAGcgttttttttttggcttaaggtctgaaaaactaccgactttttaattttttttcaattgcaccctcaccttgtaatttcttcaatagcaccctattccgtatttttggctttcaatagcaccccgatcttgtaaaacagtcaattttaccttattttgtatttttaactttcaatagcaccataaatcatcaaattaaactcatttatcgaggacttatttgaattctttttaagttaaagaacttgtttaaaagtgttcaagtagaaaaaagtatgatttcacctttaaatttagtttttttgaaaattttcatccttgtagtaatcaaatcatctaatttttttaatttagagtgctattgaaagccaaaaatacaaaatagggtgctattgaaaaaattacaaggtgagggtgctattgaaaacaatttaaaaggtcggtagtttttcagaccttaagccttttttttttacaaagccACAAATTTAGCCTTattgatcttttattttaaattgaaggGGTAACATgaatttttgttgattttaatttgctcaattacttaattaattttattcaattcgGTAAAACCTCTAAATGTGGGGCTAGTTTTATAATTACCTCTAAATGTGTGGGGCTAGTTTTATAATTACCTCTAAAATAATTTGACCGTTATGGCGTTATTCAAGCAAAATGtattttaaagaaattacaTCTATTTAAGCAGCCAGAAAAAAAATGATTCTTTCTAAGACATTTCGGTCGATAAAATCTCCGATctttaacaaatcaaaactgCCCTCATCAGAAGAcccatcatcatcttcttcttcttcaacatTAATAATACCGATTTCAAGAGTGAGATCATGGTGTGTGTATCTTATTCTTTCCACAAACCCTCCCATCAAAACCTATGTTGGTGTCACCAACCATTTCTCTCGCCGGTGCGTTTCTTTTCTTTGATTCTTTCTTCATTTCGTTTAATTCATTATAAATCCTGCTCTGGGCTGCACTCATATGAATGGATTGTTCTTTGGAATTGGGtaaattagttttcaattatattGTGAATGTGCTGttttatattgtgaaaatgTGGGAACTTCATGATTTTGTTTATACTAATAATGAATTACTGATTTCGTTTTAGCTGGGGAATTATGTGTACCTATTGCATATATTGATGGTGAAATAGTTTTGTCAAATAAGCAATCCACCTCGTCCCatcctggttccgccactgcgGATTTATGGGTATCTATATATTGGTGATGAAACAATTTTGTCAATAAGTAAACCACCCAGTTAAAGCTTTAATTACGATTTGATTATTATCTCTGATACACACGCCTTCTCGGCTTGGGGCCAGGTGCTCACCCCTGCACTCTCTGCCTCCGTTCCTGAGAACAATCGTAGGTGATTGTGATTTGAAGTATAACTGATAATGCCTGCACAAAAATTTTGTCACTTGGAATTCATTTTGGGGTTTGCGGGTATATTAGAGATGTGTGCTATCGATTAAGGTTTGGACATAGATCTTAGACTGACAATTGAGAAATGTTGTATTATGACTTGATTGTAgttcaatttgaaaaattgcTGAAGTCTTTGGTGGAATTGATGTAGTTTTACTTTGTGATCTAGAGACTGCAGGTCCATTTTACAGATTACTAATGCAATATGAAAATCGCTGTTATCTTACTGAAATTAGCACTTCTTGTGCAGCTTGAATCAACATAATGGTGAACTTAAAGGTGGAGCAAAAGCATCCCGTGCAGGAAGGCCATGGGTCTGTGCATGCATTGTTCATGGCTTTAATGATCGAAGTGAAGGTAATTCTCCAAAATACATTATTTTGTGGGATATATCTACGATATTGATTGTCTTATGTTTAAATTTTCACTAAATGTGCATGCTTTTTGCCGTGTtcatcttattattttaattttagtaagtATATATAGCATCAGCCTATACAAGACTCGTTTCCTTCATTTTCGTCTTATTTGTTATATCCTTTTGCTCATTTCATGTTGGGCTTAATAAACCATACTCTTTCTACCATACTCTCTCTTTTTCTCCTGATTTTGACGAAACCATTGTCGGAGATCACCTGTTTTTACATCGCGCCCTTCAAATGTGTATTCTAAGGTTCACTACATTTGATACTGAACAATTTGTTCCAAGACTTGCATCACATGGTTAGAGCTGCATTTAGACACTTTAACTGGACcttttttgtttatacaagaTTTCACTTTCAATTCCTGATATCCGATTCTAAGGAAGCCAAACAAGATGATTATTGTAAATCTTGATTGTTCTTTTTTGTGGTCAATATCGGCACTTCTGATGCTTTAGGCTGAATTAATCTTATTAGTTGAGTATTTTTCCTGAATAAATCACGTGAACTGAAGTTATACTCTTTCAAAATTGATATCTCCATGCAGTTGAATCAATACTACACTTTTGTTTCCCTCATAGAATTGGATAACCTTTTCGTTTATGCTGTTTTTTGCACTTTCACCTCATTACTCATATGTGACTTGTTAagattttaatctttatttgtttattgtagCTTGTGAGTTTGAATCAAAATGGAAAAATTTGTCAAGAAAATTGCATAGAAAAGGTAAAAGTGATGGTGAAACGAAGCAGAGTGTTGATGCATCACATGCGTTGCTGCAGCACAGGCAAAAAGCCCTTGATAGAACTAAAGATTCATTTGATTGCAGTCACTTGGAGATTGACTGGAAAATTAATACTTCCTAATTTGAACTATTCTATAGTTTCTAAAAGattgtcaaaataaatttatgaatcaATTGGTATTTACTGTATATTTGCTGTATAGAATGTGAATTATGTCATTATGATACTTCAGTTAACTAGTTGACAGAAATGGAAGTTGTAGATGGAATGGCCACTGTTATATATTAGATGCActaattaaaatatgatttttttctaTCTTAATGAATGACATTAATGCGGGTTAAAAGTATGAATGGTACCAAAATTCTGCTTTATTTCAATTTGGTATAAAAAGTTGAACTTGTGTAAAtgatatcaaaattataatataattttgactTAAGTAgtaatttgccccctcaacttgtaaccaatggacaattaacacataaattaactttgtgggcaaattagtcatgaacttgcatattatgggcaattagccccattttgaaaaaatagcTTAAACTTTGatgggcaaattgccaattgaggGACAAATaacttacaagtttagggggcaaattgccaaaatggggctaattgcccataatatgcaagttcatgactaaattacccacaaagttaatttgtgtgttaattgcccattgcttacaagttgagggggcaaattgctacttaaggcATATAATTTctatcaaaatgtttcaaatttttcagatgaaatttattttatatggtAATCGGTTTCGCAGATGAAATTAATTAGTTGAATGATCTAATCTTAATGGCTAAAACTCGTTATAGTGgaagaaattaattattaaaatgagagACATCGCTAGTGAAATAAAACTTACAATTTTCAAGTGTTCCATATACATATAAAAGTAATTTTTCTATTTGtattaattacatatattttcaaataaagtactgttgaaaatgaaatataataCTAATATGCATGATAAGAGttgaacaaataaaatatttttaatggaGTTTGCAACAAAATTtaggatataattaaaatattgataTATCAATTGATATACTCCCAAGCAAAAAGGTAGTAAattgacttttaaatttttggtgtaactataaaaattcatttatcaTTTGCATAATTATAGATTCCAGTAGTAACTCTGGTACATAGGCACATATAAGAATGGTTATCGCCTGAGCTTTTATGTGAGGTTCACAATGCCTCAAATCAACTTTTCATTCCCTCTAACAATTCACAATTCGGCCAATTTGCcccaaatattcaaaagtagAAACATGATAAAATGTAATtggaagataaaaaaaatagagtataCATTTATTTGGAGAacaaggatcactttaccccctcaacttggcacaaagtatcaaaaacgtcaaaattagtaaaataaGATCACTTTTACTCTTAACTTGTCAAAAATGGTACacacccctccccactctcacctaagagagtgagatacactctccgatTTTGATGGTAGTTTATTTTTCAAGATGGTTTTTGatggaaaaaagtttaaaatgattctattttttttacacATTGTAAATTAATAcccaataattaaaaaaaaaaattaatcattttaatttaaaactttatataacaaattaactctcaaatttcatatataaaacaaattaactaCCAAAACTCATACATACAACAAATTGacccaaaaaaatttatattttaaataaaaaaaaatcaattttttttatttttttaaattgtacaGAGTCCATGGGCCTATTCTTCAAGAATTCTTCCAAGAACAGACCGTGGGTCTATTCTTGAGAGAACATACGCCgatctgttctctcaagaacagacAGATTTGTTCTTGAGAGAACATAACAGACCTtcggcgaggaggagctcctccttgccggaaattgaaaaaaaaattaatatttttttgaaaaaaagtatGAAAAAGCCTCTAGATTATTTATGGTTAaaccataattaattaatatttaaatataatttattagagtaaattataattaaatagaaatccactctccaattaaagtgccacgtcagcataggggtgtttttgtaccggTTTTAACAGGTTCAgagtaaaagtgatccggttttgctaatttggatgtttttgatactttattCCAAATTGAGGggataaagtgatcctttgttctttattTGGAAGacctttctttcttcttctttttttaactaaaatctataaaaaatataaaagtgtattcatGGGGGAACACTTTCCTtcacggacaaaaataccctctaCATATTTTATCGAAATTGATATTTCTAATTGTGTCATATTAAAATATTCGTGCTTAACAAATAGAAAGATGacattcttaatccataaaaaaaaacatattaaaaataattatcgaaTAGATACCATTATGTATTAAACtcctaatcctaaaaggaaTCGTGCAATtatcattatgtgttaaatttctAATCATAAAAGAAATTGCACAGATatatcactatatataaaagaatatgacgagtttcattaatattaataacCATATTATGATATTTGTGTTAAAactttgatatttttgatatttattagttatttactatgaaaaataatataaatttgcttcaatcatattatcattttttaataacaacaatatcaaaaattaaatctattgcttgattctaactttttaacatttccaataaaaaaattaaaattttataaaataattaaacaaaaacaaattaaaaaacacaagtttaataaaatttaaataataatattattaaaaaatatataattataatattaaataacgggtcatatagatattgttaacgtgcgtagcacgtggccaaaaaaactagtaatttgtaaaatgtaaattaagtgtttttattatttattcctTTTCATGcataattcataaaaatttgaaaaatagtaATGTATTATttagataaacaaataatatacttccattgaaaaatatataaatataaagtatagttattgaaaaggaaaaaaaaatattttattcaaattgcAGGGGCTAAATCAGTACTTATCCTTTTTCTTTTGTCAGTATGACGGTGCcttccaaataaaaaaacaatcaagAAAGGATTTCAGTTCCTTCCTTTGCCGAATCATTTCTTTAAACCCAAAAACATACCGCTTCAACAAAATCTTAATAATAATTCAAGAAAACTTCAAGAAAATCATGAGCGACTGCACGGACTGTAAGAGAAACACAGAACAGGTAGAAGATCATGAATAAGGAGCAGTGACGAACGCAGACTTTTTTTTCAGGGGGGTCCAAATTAAAAACGAAgatgaaaattatatataataaacaaaaaatataatttaataattagttatattaaaaaattataaattaataaaagtattacaatatttttttctttcttatatcttttgaaattgttttaaataatttcacataaaaatttaatatttaaaaattcaattgcTTAATAACATCCAATGAACTTTATCGTATAAAAAACTTGTTCACCGGACgttaatttacaaaacaaatgtagCACATCGAATTATGATCCACcgaaaaaacaaaacatattgttaaatatatcatataaacttaaattttatttgtaaataacataaattttaggattaattcctaaaaaaatcacgaactttacacaaagtttcattttaatcatgacctttaaaagttgccatttaaaggcacgaactttcattttgtttcaaatctatcattttagtgtatttttgttgactaaattcttcaataaatcattaatgaaagacccaaattataaatcgacattaaatcttattatcttttagttatagtatataggattaggaatttttggttcgataaaatacatcgaattttactttggcgatagatttgaaacaaaatgaaagttcgtgcctttaaatgacaacttttaaagttcatgattaaaatgaaacttcgtgtaaagttcgtgatttttttagaaattatccctaaattttatatattaagcTAAATGACAAgtaaatttgaaag includes:
- the LOC126660864 gene encoding structure-specific endonuclease subunit slx1, coding for MILSKTFRSIKSPIFNKSKLPSSEDPSSSSSSSTLIIPISRVRSWCVYLILSTNPPIKTYVGVTNHFSRRLNQHNGELKGGAKASRAGRPWVCACIVHGFNDRSEACEFESKWKNLSRKLHRKGKSDGETKQSVDASHALLQHRQKALDRTKDSFDCSHLEIDWKINTS